A window of Pullulanibacillus sp. KACC 23026 genomic DNA:
TCTCAACCCTATTTTGGCGTTCATCCCCTTGATGAACGCCCTTTCGACTGCCTCATCCACTTATTTTGGCGTTCATCCCCTTGATGAACGCCATTCTTGCTTGCTCTCAACCCTATTTTGGCGTTCATCCCCTTGATGAACGCCCTTCTTAACTGCTCTCAACCCTGCATCGGCTTTTTTTGTGTATTGCGTCCCTCCACTTACCCACCATTTTGAACCTCGTCTCATCCATTTTCGTGGGTAAGCTTGTCTTACCAACTACAACTCGGTTTCCTGCCAAGCTTTCTCGACTTTCAGATTTCGCCATATCACGATCGAAACTAGCCATGAAATAAGGAAGAAACCGACAAGCCAAAAACCGAGATAACCAAAGCTAAGCCGATTAAACCAGCCCCCTATCCCTGAAGTTAAGTGAAGCTTTTGACTGATAACTTGTCCTACTTCAATAACGCCTATAACAAGGGCAGCCAAGACGGAAATCGACGTGAGCGTTAAGTTATAATAAACCTTTCGAAGCGGTGTGGTAAAAGCCCATTGATAAGCTCTTTCCATGAAAAGCGCATCAAGTGTATCCATTAAACTCATACCCGCAGCAAACAGTATCGGTAAGGCCATCATACCGAGAACAGGAACAGCCTGTTGGGAAGCCGCTACCGCAATCGACAGAAGGGCTACTTCACTTGCCGTATCAAAGCCAAGCCCAAATAAGAAGCCAATTGGATACACATGCCAACTGCGATTTACTAGCTTAAAAAGCGGTGAGAAAAAGCGCCCCATTAACCCTCTTGAAAGCAATAACCTCTCCACTTTCTCATGATCATAGCTACCTCGATTCATGTTTAGAAAAGCCTTCCCCATATCTTTAAGAATAATCAAATTCAGAAAGGCTATTAAAATTAAAAAGCAGCCCGAAACGATTGTTCCAATTAAACCGCCAATCTCTTGAAAACGTGGCGTTTCTTGTTGAGCCCATCTTACCGAGATACTAGTTAGAACTGCCATAATAAACACAACGGTCGAATGGCCAATGGAGAAATAAAAACCCACCCCGCTTGGGCGGCTTCCCTGCTGAAGAAGCTTTCTAACCGTATTGTCAATTGCGGCAATATGATCCACATCAAAGGCATGCCGAAGCCCGAGCATATAAGCAATGACTGCCATCCCAATTAAAAAAGGAGTCGCTCCCCCTAATAAAAGCAAACCAATGCCTAAAACATGTAAAATTCCAACAATTACTAAATAAGGAATTCCTCCTTTAAAGCCCCTCTTTGATTGCGCCAACCGATCCTCTCCTCTTCTATTTCAAACTTGACCAAAAAGTCTGTATTATTCAAAATTAAGCACCATTCATTTTATTTTTCCATACCCCTTCCCCTTTTTCAAGTCTCCTAATTGAAGAAAACTTACTTTTGATGCCTCCGCTTTGTAGGAACTTCTCTTCTCGCCCGGTGACAATCCTCTCCTTAAAAGCGCCCTATGACCGAAAACTCGCGAAACGTTCATGGTATCACGAATTGCCTTTGACTGTGTAAACAGCCGTCCGCCTTCCTCTAACTCTTAATATTTCTTAATAGAGAACCCCGTTTTCGTTCGAATGAGAACCTCCCCCTTTTCCATCGTTGGAAAGGGACTTCCTAATGACTGTTGATTCGTTTTCTCAACCTTAATGGGTTCAGGCTTTTTATTAGTAAGTAATTTTCGCGGCTCTTTCTCCTTTTTGTTTAACGCATATGTATTCTTATTTCTTAGATTTAAGGAAGACGACGTTTCTTCGTTTCTCTTAAAATGGGTTGAGCCTTCATGGCCTTTAACCTCTGTATTAGGCTTCTCTGTTCGCTCATTAGGAGAGAATTCTCTACTTCCAGCTTCCGGTACAGTCTTCCCAAGAATCGATGACTTAGAGCTGGTCAACTCCTCTTTTTTTTCTGAAAAGGGAGAGGCTGCCTGGCTGTTCGGACGCTTTGATGGTTCTTCAACAACGGCACGCTCTGAGTTATGACTAATAGGAACCTCAGAGCTTGAACTTTCTCCTTTATGGGTGCCGTTTGCCGAACTGCCATTGATTTCTTGTGATGTATCTGAATGTGATTGTGAAAAGTGAGCAGACTTACTGATTGTTTCACTTGAGTTTGGCTCTGAAGACGGACTCGATCCCTCGCTCTTTTTTATAGAAGAAGAGTTACTTTCGGTGCCCGGCTGACTGCTTTCTCCACGCTCTTTCTCAACTTTTGAGGTCCACTCGCTCTCTGTATGAGCCCCCTCTGTGCTCTCCTTCCCGTCTTTCTTTGTAAGCTTGCCGACACGTACACCAAAATTATTTCCGAGGTTTAATGCACCGCTCACTTCTTTTATATCTAATTTATCGAAATTATAATCTAATTTATCAACAATTGGCCCTTGGATTTCAGCATGTTCAATGTTTATATAATAAGACCTACCCTTGTCTTTCATGTCCTTTATCATTTTTTCGAGTTCATCTAGCCGCATTTTCAATGTCTTCATGTCTTGTTCATTCATCTCGGTCGCCTCCCTCTCCTGCCTGAATTTCCGTTCCTTAACGTTACTTTGTGAAGGGACTTTATGAACATGGAGTTGACACATTATATGCTTATCCCTTTATAGTTATTAAACTTAGTGAGGACAGACCTCTTCAAGCAATCATTCTTTCAGTGGGGGTCTGCTCCCAAAAAAATAAAAAACAAAGAAAGAGAATCCTGCTCACTGAGGTCCTCTTTCTTTTAATTTTACATTTAGCTGCTTAAGATCGGTGAGATTAAATATAACCTATGTTTCCGTAACCGCCATGTCCGGCCAAACCTGGGTACCCGAAGCCAGCAGCGGAGCCAAAGCCTGCCGCACCTGGATACCCGTAGCCTGCTCCATAGCCTGTGGCCCCATAGCCCGCCACACCTGGATATCCGTAGCCTGCTCCGTAACCTGCTGCACCAGGAACACCCGTGCCATAACCTGGGCTCGAGTAATGTCCACCTGGAAAACCTGTATTCCCTAGGCCATAACCGCCAGTCATTCCGTAACCCGTTCCAGGAAGCCCATAACCTGAGCCGACATATGGACTAAATGCTCGCTCTTCATTAGTGTTGTCTACTTTTTTGTTGCCAACATTAATTGGAATGAGGATATTTAATTCATAGTTCGTCTCATCTATACGATTGAGGACACCTTCATAAGCCTTACCGTCAGCTGTACTTATTTTAACTGGTTTGTTTAAATGTTTTTTTATCTCTTTAAGATCAAAATCATGTCCAGAATTTCTTGTAAACTCTGTCACCTAAATCCCTCCTAAATTTAGTACAATGGTATGATATTCAATCAGCCCTAATATGTTCATTTCAGGGAACGTCCGGTAATTTCTTTCAAAATTAGGCTCGGTTAAAGACCGTTGTTGATTCGCCAGTCACTACCTTTTAATAAAGGCGAAAATAAGCCTGCTTTCAGTCGAGCCTTTTTCGCCTAATTAAAAAAGCAAATAGACAATCAAGGTTAACCTTTACAGAGCCTAAACATTAAGTAAACAAAAAGAGCCTTTGCCAATAAATCCACAATTCCCCTCATAACAAGCGTGTACTGACCCATTGTGTGTGATGAAGGCTCCAATGCACAAAAACGAGGCGTGAGCGGGACCTATTGTGTGTGATGAAGGCTCCAATGCACCAAAATGAGGCGTGTGTGGAGCCCATTGTGTGTGATGGGGGCTCCAATGCACAAAAACGAGGCGTGTGTGGAGCCCATTGTGTGTGATGAAGGCTCCAATGCACCAAAATGAGGCGTGTGTGGAGCCCATTGTGTGTGATGAAGGCTCCAATGCACAAAAATGAGGCGTGAGCGGGACCCATTGTGTGTGATGAAGGCTCCAATGCACAAAAACGAGGCGTGTGTGGAGCCCATTGTGTGTGATGGGGGCTCCAATGCACAAAAACGAGGCGCGAACGGGACCCATTGTGTGTGATGAAGGCTCCAATGCACAAAAATGAGGCGTGAGCGGGACCTATTGTGTGTGATGGGGGCTCCAATGCACAAAAACGAGGCACGAACGGGACCCATTGTGTGTGATGAGGGCTCCAATGCACAAAAATGAGGCGTGTGTGGAGCCCATTGTGTGTGATGAAGGCTCCAATGCACAAAAATGAGGCGTGTGTGGAGCCCATTGTGTGTGATGAAGGCTCCAATGCACAAAAACGAGGCGTGAGCGGGACCTATTGTGTGTGATGAAGGCTTCAATGCACCAAAATGAGGCGTGTGTGGAACCCATTGTGTGTGATGGGGGCTCCAATGCACAAAAACGAGGCGCGAACGGGACCCATTGTGTGTGATGAAGGCTCCAATGCACAAAAACGAGACGCGAACGGGACCCATTGTGTGTGATGAAGGCTCCAATGCACCAAAATGAGGCGTGTGTGGAGCCCATTGTGTGTGATGAAGGCTCCAATGCACAAAAACGAGGCGCGAACGGGACCCATTGTGTGTGATGAAGGCTCCAATGCACAAAAATGAGGCGTGAGCGGGACCCATTGTGTGTGTTGAGGGCTCCAATACAACAAAACGAGGCCTTCAGATTTGAGAGGGTTTGGTTAACCATTATAAAGTTCCTTGTCAGTTGCTACCGATCTAACATTTTTTTTGAAATTGTAGATGTAAGTGTATTCCCTATATCTAAAAATCAAAAAAGTATTTGACATAATAAAAAGAGCTAGTGGCTCAGGATGAACCACTAGCTCTCTTAATATTTATTCTATTTCACCTTTTGATAATGGCAAGGTAAAGATAAACGTCGTCCCTTGCCCCTCTTTACTTTGAACCCCTATTTTTCCACGGTGAGCTTGAACGATATTTTTTGCGATCGCAAGTCCTAATCCCGTCCCTGCCTTACCGCGAGTTCGAGCTTTATCCGCTTTATAAAACCGTTCAAAAACAAACGGCAAATCCTCTTTTGAAATGCCCGTTCCCGTATCACTGACACTAACTTTAAGAAAAGACGGGATCGGCTCCGCTAAAACGGTAACAGTTCCGCCTCTAGGCGTATGGCGAATGGCATTATCAATAAGATTCGTTAACACTTGTTCAATGCGATCAGGGTCGATGGATAGAACGAGCTCTTTGTCTATATCCTGAATTAATTCAACCCGTATCTCCTGTTCCCGCGCAAGATTCCGAAACTTTCCGACCGCCCGATCTAAGAAGTCATGCATATGCGTTTCCGTGACCTGCATTTGAAAATGCCCAGCTTCTAGACGGGCCAAATCTAGTAATTCATTGACTAAGCGCCCCATTCGAAGCGATTCATCATAAATGATCTTAGCCATTTCTTTTTTATCCTCTTCGGTCTCAGCGACTCCATCCACAATGGCCTCACTATACCCTTGCAGCATAGAGATCGGCGTCCGAAGTTCATGTGACACGTTCGCAATAAAGCCTTGGCGCATTTCATCAAGTCTGCGCTCTTCTGTCATATCACGGAGTACGGCAACTGCACCACGTATATCATTTTGATCGTATAATGGTGTCATCACAACAACCCAAGTCCGACCTTGATACGTCATTTCAATCGTTTGTTCCTTTTCTTCTTTTGCCACTTGTTTGAACAAGTCAATCAGCTCAGGCGGCAGTCGATGAACGCCTTCTTTAACAGACTCTATGCCCTCTTCTTCATTCTTCTCATATTCCCAAAATAACAAGAATCGCTTGGCTGGAGGATTCGAAACGAGCAATTGGCCATCCTTATCAAAAGTCATGACCCCATCAGCCATCGAGCTCAAAATACCAGATAACTGTTCCTTTTCCTGCTGAAGCGCCATAATATTCGTCTTTAATTGACTCGCCATTTGATTAAAAGTAATGCCCAGCTCACCAATTTCATCACGCGTCAGAATCGGGACCTTAGCATTAAAGTTCCCCTTCGTCACTTGCTGAGCCGCTTCTCGCATGCTTCTTAATGGAGCCGTTATTCGCGTCGAAAGGAAAAAGGCAAAAATCGTCGTCAAGATGATCGCAATTCCCGCTCCAATATAGATGATTTTCTGTGCCTGCGTATTCGTCTGATGAATGACGTCTAAAGACTGATAGACATAGGCCGCTTCAGGTTTTCCATTTGCATTGGTAAAAGGAACGCCGACCACGACCATCTTTTCTTCCTGGTCCGACTTAAAAGGGATGACTTCATTTTTCTTGACCAGTTTTTGTTCACTTAAAACCTTAGAAAGTTCTCCGTCCTGCTGAAGCACACGCTTTGGAATAGCCGGCAGCGTTGAAGCATTTGGAGAAATCCAATAATGACCGTCTTCAGAATAGATAATAACGCGCGCATCCAATACATCCGTAATTTGCGAAGCCGTTGCTAACGCCTTCTTGCTGGAGCCTTCTTCACTAATGATGGTTGCGACTTCTTTCCCGATCTGGGTCATTTGATTCTCAACCTGTGTGATATGGAACGTCTCAAAAAATTGCAGCAAAAGAATCGTGAGAAAAATGAGAACGGCTGAGACCAGAAGCAGAATCGTCAGCCAAAGCTTACCAACAACACTTCTCCAAAGCATTAATTCGTCACAACCTCAAATTTGTAGCCAACCCCCCAAACCGTCACAATCATATTCGCTGCTTGTTCAGAAATTCGGGTTAATTTCTCCCTTAAGCGTTTCACATGTGTATCCACTGTTCTTAAATCACCGAAGAATTCATAATTCCAAACGTCTTTCAGCAATTCTTCACGAGTAAACACTTTATCCGGCGAATTAGCTAAAAATAAAAGGAGTTCGTATTCCTTTGGCGTTAATCCTACTTCCTTTTTATCAACGAGAACCCTGTGGGCATCATGATCAATCGTTAAATGAGGAAACACGAGCACATTCTTAGAAGTTGTTTCCGTTTCAAGAAACTTCGTTGAAGAAGAGCGCCGCAGAAGAGCCTTAACTCGAAGGACGACTTCTCTTGGGCTAAATGGTTTAACAATGTAATCATCGGTCCCCACTTCAAAGCCCTGCACACGATTCGCTTCCTCTCCTTTTGCTGTCAGCATAATGACAGGGGTTGCTTTTGACTCGCGCAATCGTTCACAGACATCTTCCCCGCTCATCCCGGGAAGCATTAAATCTAATAAAATTAAATCATAATCCTTTTCAAGAGCCATTCGGAGGGCATCCTCACCATTCTCCGCTTCTTCGATAATATAATTTTCTCTTTCTAAATACATGCGAAGTAAGCGACGAATGCGTTCTTCATCGTCTACCACTAAAATGGTTGCTTGGTATTCCATAACCTAAATGGCCTCCTTCAATCTTTCAACATCACATTTATAATCTTCTATTCTATTTAGAGATCTCGATTTTTTTGGATCACTACTTCTAAGTATAGTCTACGTCAAGCGTATTTTCAAAAAACATCCTATCTAAAAAATACCGTATTTTATTTAAGCCATGTGAAGGACCTTTCTTAATAGTTTATGGGAGGCGTTCCGCGGCACTGATTTTACAGCAAATAGAAAAGAACTTAAGCATTGAATCACAACAATTATGAAAAAAACACCCCCACAAGTGTGAAGGTGTTTCAATGTGATTCGATCGTTTAGGCATAGGAGTGCATACCAGCGATAACCAAGTTTACAAAAATGAGATTAAACATAATAATAACGAAGCCGATAACGCTGAGCCAGGCTGATTTTTCACCAATCCAGCCGCGAGA
This region includes:
- a CDS encoding HoxN/HupN/NixA family nickel/cobalt transporter yields the protein MAQSKRGFKGGIPYLVIVGILHVLGIGLLLLGGATPFLIGMAVIAYMLGLRHAFDVDHIAAIDNTVRKLLQQGSRPSGVGFYFSIGHSTVVFIMAVLTSISVRWAQQETPRFQEIGGLIGTIVSGCFLILIAFLNLIILKDMGKAFLNMNRGSYDHEKVERLLLSRGLMGRFFSPLFKLVNRSWHVYPIGFLFGLGFDTASEVALLSIAVAASQQAVPVLGMMALPILFAAGMSLMDTLDALFMERAYQWAFTTPLRKVYYNLTLTSISVLAALVIGVIEVGQVISQKLHLTSGIGGWFNRLSFGYLGFWLVGFFLISWLVSIVIWRNLKVEKAWQETEL
- a CDS encoding ATP-binding protein: MLWRSVVGKLWLTILLLVSAVLIFLTILLLQFFETFHITQVENQMTQIGKEVATIISEEGSSKKALATASQITDVLDARVIIYSEDGHYWISPNASTLPAIPKRVLQQDGELSKVLSEQKLVKKNEVIPFKSDQEEKMVVVGVPFTNANGKPEAAYVYQSLDVIHQTNTQAQKIIYIGAGIAIILTTIFAFFLSTRITAPLRSMREAAQQVTKGNFNAKVPILTRDEIGELGITFNQMASQLKTNIMALQQEKEQLSGILSSMADGVMTFDKDGQLLVSNPPAKRFLLFWEYEKNEEEGIESVKEGVHRLPPELIDLFKQVAKEEKEQTIEMTYQGRTWVVVMTPLYDQNDIRGAVAVLRDMTEERRLDEMRQGFIANVSHELRTPISMLQGYSEAIVDGVAETEEDKKEMAKIIYDESLRMGRLVNELLDLARLEAGHFQMQVTETHMHDFLDRAVGKFRNLAREQEIRVELIQDIDKELVLSIDPDRIEQVLTNLIDNAIRHTPRGGTVTVLAEPIPSFLKVSVSDTGTGISKEDLPFVFERFYKADKARTRGKAGTGLGLAIAKNIVQAHRGKIGVQSKEGQGTTFIFTLPLSKGEIE
- a CDS encoding response regulator transcription factor, giving the protein MEYQATILVVDDEERIRRLLRMYLERENYIIEEAENGEDALRMALEKDYDLILLDLMLPGMSGEDVCERLRESKATPVIMLTAKGEEANRVQGFEVGTDDYIVKPFSPREVVLRVKALLRRSSSTKFLETETTSKNVLVFPHLTIDHDAHRVLVDKKEVGLTPKEYELLLFLANSPDKVFTREELLKDVWNYEFFGDLRTVDTHVKRLREKLTRISEQAANMIVTVWGVGYKFEVVTN